The DNA window GCCTGTGCGCGGTGATCAACAGCGGTGCGCAGTTGAAGGCCTGGAGCGCGGCCGCGCGTGACGCCAGGCGCCGGCTTCCGGCCGCCATCCAGGTCGACAGCGGCATGTCGCGGCTTGGCATGGCGCCAGCCGAGGTCGAGGCCGTGGCCAAGGATACCGGCGCGCTCGATGGAATCGATGTCAGATATGTGATGAGCCATCTGGCTTGCGCGGACGAACCGCGCCATCCGGCCAACGAAGAACAGCGGCTGGCTTTCGAGCGGCTGCGCGCCATGCTGCCCGAGGTGCCTGCTTCGCTTGCCAACTCCTCCGGCATCTTTCTTGGTCCGCCCTATCACTATGATCTCGCCCGGCCGGGGGCGGCGCTCTACGGCATCAATCCGACGCCAGGCGCACCCAATCCAATGCTGCCCGTGGTCCGGCTGCAAGCCAAGGTGGCGCAGACGCGCCGGGTCGAAAAAGGCACCGGTATCGGCTACGGACACACTTACTACGCGGACGGCCCGTTGAGCCTGGCGACGATTTCGTTCGGCTATGCGGATGGCTGGCTGCGGCGTTCCGCCTCGGCAGCCTGGTTCGAAGGCATACGCCTGCCTTTCCTCGGGCGCGTGTCTATGGATTCGATCATTCTCGATATTTCCGCAGTGCCGCCCGGCAGGCTGCGCGAGGGTGATCTTGTCGAGCTGCTGGGTCCTTCGCAGAGCGTCGACGATGCCGCCGGCCATGCCGGCACCATCGGCTATGAAATCCTGGCCAGTCTTGGTCCCCGCTTTCACCGGCGCTATGTCGGCGGTTGAGCGGTTTGGCCACGCTTGACAAGCGGGCGCCTGTCGGCAAGGTTCGGGGCATGAGCAACCTCGCTTACATCAGAACCTTGTTCAGGGTCTGCCCGATCGCGGGATCGTAGCCCCGGCGCGGCCGCCTTTTGGCGTCCGTCCGTACCGGGGCATCCATACATCCAAAATCGCCATCAAGCCGTCCAGCCTTTTGCCGCTGGCGGCTTTTCGTAGCGCCGCCAGCGTGGCGGCAGGCGCGCATTCATTCGACGCGCCGATCCATGAGGTTTGCCATGCAACATGCAACAGGACTGCGCCCAAGCAGCCAGATACTGATCAGCAACACCGACCATGACAGGTTGACAGGCCTGGCGAGGGCCTTGCTCGACCGTGCCCCCGAGACGGCCGAGGAACTGCTTTCGGAAATGGACCGGGCCATCATCACGGACGCGGCGACGATGCCGGCCGGGGTGGTGCGCATGGGTTCGATCGTGACGGTCCGCACCGAGGGCGGCGATACCCAGCGCATCACGCTGGTCTATCCCGGCGAAGCCGACATTGCCGAAAACAGGATTTCGGTGCTGACGCCGATGGGAACGGCGCTCATCGGAGCGGCGATCGGGCAGACGGTGTGCTGGAGCAGTCGTGACGGCCGTGAACTGTCGGTGACGATCGAAGCCGTCGACTCGCCGGCCTCCGGCCAGCAGCGGCGCTGATCGTGGAGGCGGTGATGACGAGCACGAATTGCTGCCTGACGACGAAAGACTTCGCTGTCCTCGAAGTCATGCTGGAGCGCCGGCGGGCATTCGCGGATCCGGTCGTGCACATGCTCGAATACAAGCTTTCAAGCGCCGACGTCGTCCCGATCGATTCGGTCGGCCCCGATATCGTCACGCTGAACAGCAGGGTGGTGTTCAGCGTCGACGCCGGTCACGCCGAGACGCGCACCCTGGTGCAGAACGAGGTGCGCGGACCGGTCGGCTCGAGCCTGTCGGTGGCAACCAGGCGAGGGCTCTGCATGCTTGGCATGGCGCAAGGCCAAACGGCTTCGATCGAGCACGCCGATGGCCGGCGGGAGTCGATCCTCATCAAGGCCGTGCTTTACCAGCCGGAGGCTGCCCGGCGCGCGGTCAGGCAGAAAGACCGGGCAGACGGGCAGCGACCGCATGGGCTCACTCTCGTCTATAGCGCCGCAGCCGATTGGCGGCCTCTTGGCGAGACGGCCGGAATGCGGCAGACAGAAGACGACGACCCCGGTCCCTCGGCGGCGTGAATAGGCCACAGCGCATGGTTCTCGAAAATCGGCATCGATTTTCACCTGGGATCATGCGCAAATCGAGAAATGCGGTCGCGACCACGGGCGTCTTGGGGACGCGCGGCGCGCAAGGAGTGAACGATGAAGATCATGGTGCTGGGCAGTGGCGTCATCGGGGTGACCACGGCCTACTATCTCGCCGAGGCTGGCCATGAGGTGACGGTGATCGATCGCCAGAAAGGCCCGGCACTGGAGACCAGCTTTGCCAATGCCGGTGAGATTTCGCCCGGTTATGCCTCGCCCTGGGCCGGCCCCGGCATTCCGCTCAAGGCGATCAAATGGCTGTTGATGAAGCATGGTCCGCTGGTGGTGCGGCCGGCTTTCGATCCGCATATGTGGACCTGGCTGGTCAAGATGCTGCGCAACTGCACGGCCGAGCGCTATGCGGTCAACAAGTCGCGCATGGTGCCGCTGGCCGAATACAGCCGCGACACGCTGAAGGCGCTGCGCGAGGCGACCGGCATCACCTACGACGAGCGGGCCCAGGGCACGCTGCAGCTGTTCCGCACGCAAAAGCAGCTTGATGGCACGGCGGGCGACGTCGATGTGCTGAAGAAATATGGCGTGCCTTACGAAATCCTCGACCCGGAGGGCTGCATCGCGGCGGAACCGGCGCTGGCCGGCGTGCGTGAGAAATTCGTCGGAGGGCTGCGGCTGCCGCATGACGAGACCGGCGACTGCAAGATGTTCACCGACAAATTGACGGAACTATGCGTGGCGCGGGGCGTGAAGTTCGAGTACGACACGACGATATACCGCGTCATCCGCAGCCGTAACCGCATCGCCAACCTCAGCACCAGCAAGGGTTTCAAGGCCTCCGACGCCTATGTGATGGCGCTGGGCAGCTACTCGGCGGGCTTCATGCGTCGCATGAAGCGGTCGATCCCGGTCTATCCGGTCAAGGGCTACTCGATCACCGTGCCGATCAAGGATGCCGACTTGGCGCCTGTGTCGACGGTGATGGACGAAACCTACAAGGTGGCGATCACCCGGCTGGGCGACCGCATCCGCGTCGGCGGCACGGCCGAGATCTCCGGCTTCGACCTCAGGCTGCATGAATCGCGGCGCCGCACGCTCGAACATTCGGTCGGCGATCTCTTTCCAGGCGCCGGCGCCATGCGCGAGGCGACCTTCTGGTGCGGTCTGCGGCCGATGACACCGGATGGGCCACCGCTGATCGGCCGCACCGAGCTTTCCAATCTCTATCTCAACACCGGCCATGGCACGCTCGGCTGGACCATGGCCTGCGGCTCGGCCAAGGTGCTGGCCGACATCATGTCGAACCGGGTTCCCGAGATCGATGCCCGTGCGCTGGCCCAGGAACGCTACCTGAAATAGGAGCGGGCTTCCTTCGGCATGTTGGGTGGATGCAATTCCGGACGGAAAACCGCTTCACACTTTTCCTGGAATTGGATCAGAACGCCTGCCTGACCCAGGCCTCGTCGAACAGCAGCCGGTAGGCCCAAGGGATCGTCACCTCGGTGGAAACCGGGTTCGAGTGGGCGAGATAGTCGTCATAGATCGGCTTCATCCTGACATAGAAGGCGGGATCGAGCACCATCACGCCGTTCTCTGAATCGTGGAAGAAACTGCGGTTGTTGAGGTTGACCGAGGAGATGGCGACCAGCCTTTCGTCGATCATCATGATCTTGGAATGCAGCACCACGTCCGGCGCCTTGAACTCGCGTATGTCGATGCGGTCGCCATATTTCTCGACAAACAGCTTGTTGAGCGCGGTGAGGAACTTGCCGCCGATATCGCCCTTGAGATCGATGCGGCCGACAATGTCGATCTTGACGCCGCGGGCGAGTGCCCGGTCAAAGGCGCGGGCGAGGCTCGGCGTCAGATTGAGGTAGGGGTTGACGATCTGGATATGGTGCTGGGCGGCGTCGACCAGCTCGACGAAATAATCCTCCAGCGCATGGTCGTCCTCATAGGGCACGGAAATGAAATGCCGGGCGTTGCCCCGGGGGCGGCCATCGGCGCGAACCGGGACGGAGAAGGGGCGGGCCAGATTGGTGTCGGCATCGCGCAGCCATATCGTCGACAGATGCGCGGCGAGTGTCTCGACCGTCGGCCTGTCCGCGAACTCGATGTCGAAGTCGCTCCAGTTCGAATAGTAGTTCAGCGAAAAGCCGTCGGTCTTGCCGTATTGCTGCAGGTCCGGATAGCGCGACAGATCGATCGGCTGGTGGAACAGGAAGCCGTCATGGATGTTGCGGCCGCCTATGATGACGCGCGAGCGCGCGGGGTCCTGCGCCAGCGTCGCCAGCATCTTGATGTGATGGGTCTTGTGCAGTTGCGATATCTGCTCGTCGATCGGGGCGCCATGATCGGCGCGCCAGCGGTATTCCTGTAGCTGGACGTTGGGGAACTCAGCCGCCAGCCGGTGCAGCATGGCATCGTCCTTGTCGCGTTCCAGCACATCGGTGACCATGATGCGCACCTTGGTGCCAAGGGCCGCATGATGGCGGATCAACCGTTCGATGATGCGGCCGGAAAAGTCCGCCTTGAATTCAAGCGAGGACAGATAGATCAGCTTCAGCCTTGGCGCCCTGGAGAAATCGAGCGGCAGTTCCGGGTCGCCCTTGTCTATCGCCGCATCGGACAGCGGCGCGCCCATCAGCGCCTCGACCTTGGCGTTGAAGCCCTCGCGCGACTTGCGCAGCAGCCTGGGTGCGCCGATCGGCATGGCGCAGGTCTGCGACAGCCAGCGGCTGGCATAGAAGGCGCGCTCAAGCGCGTCGAGGCCGGCGCTGTCGGGAACCGGGCAACGCTGGTAGCGGCTGTCGAAGCTGGCGAGTGCTGGATCGGCGGTCTCTTCGCGCCGGATGGTAAGCGGAGCGCCCGCCGGGTCAAGGCTGGAGCGGATCCTCGCCGTGCAGCGGCTCAGGCTGTCGCCAGGAAACAGGCTGACCGCATCGTCCTCGCCCGACAGGCGAAAGCGGAATGCCGCGCCGGCGGTGATGGTGCGGGAGGCTCCAGCGGTCCGGATCGCCAATGCGCCGTCGCAGGTGCTCTCGATGTCGGCAGGCTGCTTGCCGGCCTGGCGCACAATGATTTCGGTGCTGCGTGCCTGCAGGCCGGAGAAATCGAAAGTCCTGGGTGCCGAGGCGCGCGCGGACGGATCGATGTAGAGCGTCTGCCGGGACATCCGCCAGCGTCCGGCGAAATGGCCTTCGCCGCTGCCGCCGCCGGCTGGCAGCAGATGCGCCTTGGCGACCGGTTCGGCCAGTTGCTGCAGCGTCGAATAGGTCGCCTGGAAATCGCGATTTTGGACATCGCGGCGGTTGCGCCCGAAAGGGCCGGTGCCGTTGGCGCGATCCATGGCGCCAAGCTGGTTGTGGGCGAGCAGTGCCAGGAACCGTCTTTCATAGTCGTTGGTGCCTGCATCGCCGAAAAACCGCGACGCTGCCACCTGTGGCCCGGGCGTGCTGGCCGACGGCGAGGGCGGTGTGCAGGTTTCCTGCCCAGGCAGGAGGTCGCAGGCATCGCGGCCTGCCTCGGCACAGCCGGCAAGAGCCGCCAATCCGAACAGGGCAAGGATGATGGGTATGCGGCGATTCAACCGGCGGCTCCGGTCTTCATGCCGTTCAACTGCGCCGGGTCGCGCGGCGGCATGAAGCCCTGCGGAAAAACCTTGCAGATGGGGATGGCGAAAGTCGCGATCAGCAATTCCGCCTCATCGCGCATCTTGCGGGGCGCCGTCTTGTCGTCGCGGATCGTCCTGGCCGAGGCGACGAGAGCGCCGTCGCAGTCGCAGTGATTGTGACGGGCGATGTAGCAGGCGTCATGGGTCCGGCACACCGCATCGAGGCGGTTGACCGGCCGGGCCGACAGATCGCCGGTGCGGGTACCGGGGCCGCAGTAATTGCCGATAACGAAAGGCGAGGGCCGGGCCATGACGTAGCGGATCGGTTTGGGCAATTGGGCTTCCGGCACCTTCGTCCATGGATTGGCGCAGGCCGAGACGAAAACCAGCGGCAGGATGGCAAGAACGGCTCGCATTTTTATCCGCGCCAGCTTTCTGAACGATGTTCCCCACCCGGTGGCCCTGCCTCGTGGCCGACGACCGCATGCCTGATGCCACACTGGTCGGTTTTATGGCAAGGAAAAGGCGGCGTGTTTCACCTTGCCGTGTTATTGTCGCGGCCGCATACCTGCCTTAGTCAAGGCGCAAATCACGTCGTGGTATCTTGCGAGCACCAGTGATGCGTATCGGCTTTCCGGCCATGGCTGTCGCGTTGCTGTTCTTTGTGTCGGCGGCCAATGCCGCCGACAAGACCGTCCATGACCACGACAACGGATTCTCGCTGACTTTTCCGGAGGAATGGACCAACGAGCCGCCTTCCGGCGAGACGATGCGGCTGAAGGTAAAGTCCGGCGACCAGGGCCTTACCTGCCGGGTATCGGTCGGCCGCTACGACCCGCAGGCGTCCGGCTCGCCGGCCGATCCCAAGGCATTCATGGAAACGGAATGGTCAGGGGAAGCCTGGCAGGAGATGGTCGGAGCCGCCTTCGACTCGGCCGTTTTCAGCAGCGACAAGTTGATACGGTTCCCGGATGGCTATCCGGCACGCATGGCCGACATGGATTTCCGGATCGACGACGGCAACGCCGGTTTCCCTGGCCACGCCAAGGTCGTGCTTTCGATCCGCGGCATGCACTTCGGCCTCGTGACGTGTGGGCTCACGGGCGACACTGTCGAGCAAACCAAGCAGAAATGGGCACCGCTGGCCGATGAGGCCGAACGGGTGGCGGGCTCGTTCATTCTCGATGGCCCCTGACGGCGATTCTGCGGCGGTCTATCGTTTCAGGGAAGCGCCGAGCCGCTGCAGATTTCTGCTTTGACGCAATTCCCTGGGGAAAGCGCTACGCGCTTTTGCCAGGGAAAGCCGCTTTCCTGGAATTGTTTCACTGGAAGAGGCTTCTTTCTCGCTCAACCGCCTTGGTGATGAAGCTGGCGACGATCTGGATGCGACGCAGCGGCCTGACCGATTCGTGATAGACCAGCCAATAGGCGCGGCGGATGGGCGCCACCACATCGACCGCCACCAGTTCCGGCATCGAACGCGCGACGAAGGTGTGCAGGATGCCGATCCCGGCGCCCGAGCGCACCGCTTCGGCCTGGCCGAGGGCGGAGGAAATGGCGAAGCTGGTGCGCCAGTCGGCGCTGAACTCGGCCGCGTAGTCGAGCGATGGGCTGACGATAAGATCCGGAACATAGCCGATGAGCGTGTGCTGGCCGAGTTCGGCCGCGGTCCTGGGCAGACCATTGGAATCGGCATAGGCCCGCGACGCAAACAGGCCGAGCGAATAGTCAACCAGCTTTCCGGCCACCAGCCGGCCCTCCGTCGGCCGCTCGACGGTGATGGCGATGTCGGCCTCGCGCCGGGACAGGGAGAAGGAACGCGGCACCGGCACGAGTTGGATCGTCAGTTCGCGATGCAGTGCGGTCAGTTCGCCGAGGCGCCTGGCCAGGAAGGCGACGCCGAAGCCGTCCGGTGCTCCGATGCGCACCGTGCCCGATACGTCGTCCTCGCCGGCAATGGTCGAGCGCGCGGCGATCATGTCGCCCTCCATGCGCTCGGCAATATCGAGGAAGCGCTCGCCGGCGGGCGTCAGTTCGCTGCCGGTGGTCAGGCGGCGAAACAGCTTTGTGCGTAGCGCGTCTTCGAGGGCGGCGATGCGCCGCGAGACGGTGGCGTGGTTGAGCTCCAGCCGCCTGGCGGCGCCAAGGATCTGGCCGGCGCGGGCGACGGCGAGGAAGATGCGGACGTCATCCCAGTTCATGGGAAGCCCTCAGGAGATGTCTTGCGGCCGCTATTTGCGAGAATTGATGCGCGGTCGTCAATCGATATCTAATTTTCGCACAACGGTTGCGTTCTCCCTCGCGTTGCCTTCGCCCCCGCAAAGGCGGACAATGCGGCATCACAAACCCAGGGAGAGAAATCATGATCGAATACGGTCATTTCATCGGCGGCAAGCGTGTCGCCGGCACCAGCGGCCGCAAGCAGGATGTCATGCAGCCGATGGACGGCTCCGTGCGCGGCACGGTGGCGCTGGCCTCGCAGGCGGAACTGCGCGCGGCGGTCGAGAATGCCAAGGCGGCGCAGCCGAAATGGGCCGCCACCAACCCGCAGCGTCGCGTGCGCGTGCTGATGAAATTCCTCGAACTGGTCGCCCGCGACTATGACGAACTGGCCGACATACTGGCGCGCGAGCACGGCAAGACGATCGCCGACGCCAAGGGTGACATCCAGCGCGGCCTTGAAGTGGTGGAGGTCTGCATCGGCGCGCCGCATATGATGAAGGGCGAGTTCACCGATGGCGCCGGCCCCGGCATCGATGTCTATTCGATGCGCCAGCCGCTCGGCGTCGTCGCCGGCATCACGCCGTTCAACTTCCCGGCGATGATCCCGCTGTGGAAGATCGCGCCTGCGATTGCATGCGGCAACGCCTTCATCCTGAAGCCGTCCGAGCGTGATCCGGGCGTGCCGATCCGCATCGCCGAATTGTTCCTCGAGGCTGGGCTGCCGGCAGGCATCCTCAACGTCGTCAACGGCGACAAGGAAGTCGTCGACGCCATCCTCGACGACCCCGACATCAAGGCCGTCGGCTTCGTCGGCTCGACGCCGATCGCGCATTACATCTATTCGCGCGGCACGGCCGCCGGCAAGCGCGTGCAGTGCTTCGGAGGCGCCAAGAACCACATGATCATCATGCCCGACGCCGACATGGACCAGACCGTCGACGCGCTGATCGGCGCCGGCTACGGCTCGGCCGGCGAACGCTGCATGGCGATCTCGGTGGCGGTTCCGGTCGGCAACGATACCGCCAACAGGCTGATGGAGAAGCTGGTTCCACGTGTCGAAAGCCTGAAGGTCGGCCCGTCGACGGATTCGGCCGCCGATTTCGGCCCGCTGGTGACGGCGCAGGCGCTGGAGCGCGTGAAGGGTTATGTCGACACCGGCGTCAAGGAAGGCGCCAAGCTGGTCGTCGACGGCCGCGGCTTCAAGATGCAGGGCTACGAGAACGGCTACTACATGGGCGGCTGCCTCTTCGACAACGTCACGGCAGACATGCGCATCTACAAGGAAGAGATCTTCGGGCCGGTGCTCTCGGTGGTGCGCGCCCCGACCTATGAGAGCGCGATCAAGCTCGCCAACGACCACGAAATGGGCAATGGCGTCGCCATCTTCACCCGCGACGGCGACGCCGCGCGTGACTTCGCAAGCCGTGTCCAGGTCGGCATGGTCGGCGTCAACGTGCCGATCCCGGTGCCGATCGCCTATTACACGTTCGGCGGCTGGAAGGCGTCGTCCTTCGGCGACCTCAACCAGCATGGCTCGGACGCCTTCCGCTTCTACACCAAGACCAAGACGGTGACCTCGCGCTGGCCGTCCGGTATCAAGGACGGCGCGGAATTCGTCATCCCGACGATGAACTAAGGTCTGATGTCTGTTTCACGATCAGGGCGCGGCTTTTGTCGCGCCCTTTTTGCATGACATCACACCGTTGGAATCGTGCCGCCATCGATGACGTATTCGGTGCCGTGGATCGCCGAGCCGCGGTCGGAGACGAGGAAAGCCACCAGTTCGGCGACCTCTTGCGGCCATGCCGGCCGGCCGATCGGGATGCCGCCCAGCGCATCCATGATGCCCTGGCGGGCGGTTGCCTCATCCGAACCCGAGTGGGATGCCAGCCGCTTCACCATGGCTTCCGATGCGCTGGTGTGGATCCAGCCCGGGGCCACGCTGTTGACCCGGATGCCTTTCGGGCCAAGTTCCTTGGACAACGCCTTGCTGTAGGTTGAAAGGGCTGCCTTGGCCGCCGCATAGGCGATGGTGGATTCGTGCAGCGGCAGGCGGCGCTGGATCGACGATATGTGAATGATCACGCCCGCGCCTTGCTCGATCATGCCGGGAATCAGCAAGCGATCGAGCCGCACCGCCGCGAGCAGATTGAGGCTGAGCTCGTCCTGCCAGAGCTGATCGGTCAATCCGGCAAATCCGCCGCCGGGGCTCTTCGAACCGCCGACGCTGTGCACGATGATGTCGATGCCACCAAGCTGCTTCATTATAGCCGCGGCCACTGTCTCGGTACCCGCCAAGGTACTCACATCGGCCTGCACGAACAGCTTCTGCGATGATGCTTCGGTCGCTGAGCGGGCAGTGGTAAGAACGATCGCGCCTGCCGCCGAAAGCCTGCGCACGATGGCTTCGCCGGCGCCCTTGGTGCCGCCGGTGACCAGAACGCGCTTCCCGGCAAATTCCCGGTCGTCGAACGCAAATTTCTGGACGATGGTCATGCGCCGATCTCCAGCCGCGCGATCCGGTCGCCGGCCAGCGTGAAGACATAGTGGAGCGTCGCAGGGCTGCCTGGGAAATTGCCTGAGACGATGCCGGCGATCCGCCATGCATCGCCACGGACCGTCGCGTCGGCGACCTCGACGGTCACCCGGTATTTGCGTGTCGTCTCCTCCATCCAGCCGCGGATGGCGGCCGGACCCCGATGGGTTTCGCCTTCGTCCTTGACCGTGGCGTCGGACGCGAAGGGCGCCAGCATGGCATCGATGTCATGCCTGTTCTTGGCGGCGAAATAGTTGGCCAGCGGCTGCGGAAGGTTTGCGGTCATGGTGTCGTCTCCGGTGCGGGTTGCCGCCGCTGGCGGAGGCTGGCGGCGCTTGTCCGGCTTCTAAAATGAGATATGCTGGTGAAATGACAAGAACCGACGAAAAAGTAAGGTACTTACCCGAAAGTAAGGTTGGGCCCGAAAGCAAGGTTGTGACCGAAAGCAAGTCCGAGACGCTGACGCCGTTGTCGGCGGCGAGCGGCGTCGAGAATGTGCTGCGTATCCTCGAGGGCCGCTGGAAGCTGGTGATCCTGTTTCACCTGTTCGGCGGCAAGGTGCTGCGCTTTTCCGACCTCGAACGGGCTATCCCGGCGATCTCGCAGAAAATGCTGATCCAGCAGTTGCGACAGATGGAGAGCGACGGCATCGTGCGCCGTATCGTGCACCACCAGGTGCCGCCAAAGGTCGAGTACTGCCTGACCGATTGGGGCCAGGCCCTGTGCCCGGCCCTCGACGCCTTGTTGAAATGGGCGGCACTCCGCGACCCTGCGGAAGCTTGACGCAGGTCGCCGGCCTGCAATGCGCCGCGAGCTCCGAAATGACGCTTGTTTTCGGATCGGGACCTCACCATATCGATTCCAGGGAATGATAAAGGTCCCTGACGACAGACCGGAAACCAGAAGGAGTGACGTGATGAAGACGTCGAATCCGGCCTGGAGCGTTCCGGTGAATTGAGGCTGCCCCATGTGCCTCCCTTTGCCGGAACGCCAAGGCGAAGGAGGTGCCAAATGGCACACGAATTTTCATTTCGATGGATCAGGATAGCCGTGATCGGCGCCGCGCTGGCGCTGTCGACGCTGTCGGCGCAGGCGCAGTTTATCTGCGGCGGCCACAGCGACCTCGTCGCGGGACTGGCGCGGGCCTTTCAACAGAAGCAGATCGGCTACGGTGTTGTCGGCCAGGCCGCCATTGTCGAGATCTATGTTTCGGCGAGCGGGACCTGGTCCATGCTGGTGACCGATGTGAACGGCCGAAGCTGTATCTTCGCGACCGGTGATGGATGGGAGAATACCGCCATGGCCGCCGCGCAAGGGATCTGATCGCCGTTCAGCGCGTCGCCGCCGTCTCGGCATGGCCGCGCAGCAGAGCCATGAGCCGCTTGGCATCCTTGGCCGCGGCCTCCTCGTCGCCGTCCAGGATCGAGCGGATCAGCGCGACGTGATGCTCGGCTGACTCGGCCAGGCCCGTATCCGCCTTGTAGCGGAACCAGAAGCGGCGGCTGTGGGTCTGCAGGGGCGCGGCCAGGCGGGCGGCGAACGGATTGTCGGCGGCCAGCGCCAGGGCTTCGTCGAGCGCCTTGTCGGCCTGGACGAAGGCAAGCACATTGCCTGATATGACCGCCTTCTGCATGGCCAGCGCCGCCTCGTGAAACAGGTCGGCGGCCTCGCGGGTGACGAAGCGTGCGGCCGAGCGGGCAAGCACCACCTCGACGCCGCG is part of the Mesorhizobium loti genome and encodes:
- the alr gene encoding alanine racemase — translated: MNDAPTKLLPEDVVAISEAAAGAILTIDLDAIRENYRRLKTRLGSVRCAGVAKADAYGLGAAQVASALMKEGCDVFFVALLAEGIALREVVGSEPEIYVLNGLPPGSEPEAVAAGLCAVINSGAQLKAWSAAARDARRRLPAAIQVDSGMSRLGMAPAEVEAVAKDTGALDGIDVRYVMSHLACADEPRHPANEEQRLAFERLRAMLPEVPASLANSSGIFLGPPYHYDLARPGAALYGINPTPGAPNPMLPVVRLQAKVAQTRRVEKGTGIGYGHTYYADGPLSLATISFGYADGWLRRSASAAWFEGIRLPFLGRVSMDSIILDISAVPPGRLREGDLVELLGPSQSVDDAAGHAGTIGYEILASLGPRFHRRYVGG
- the rnk gene encoding nucleoside diphosphate kinase regulator, which gives rise to MQHATGLRPSSQILISNTDHDRLTGLARALLDRAPETAEELLSEMDRAIITDAATMPAGVVRMGSIVTVRTEGGDTQRITLVYPGEADIAENRISVLTPMGTALIGAAIGQTVCWSSRDGRELSVTIEAVDSPASGQQRR
- a CDS encoding D-amino acid dehydrogenase, whose amino-acid sequence is MKIMVLGSGVIGVTTAYYLAEAGHEVTVIDRQKGPALETSFANAGEISPGYASPWAGPGIPLKAIKWLLMKHGPLVVRPAFDPHMWTWLVKMLRNCTAERYAVNKSRMVPLAEYSRDTLKALREATGITYDERAQGTLQLFRTQKQLDGTAGDVDVLKKYGVPYEILDPEGCIAAEPALAGVREKFVGGLRLPHDETGDCKMFTDKLTELCVARGVKFEYDTTIYRVIRSRNRIANLSTSKGFKASDAYVMALGSYSAGFMRRMKRSIPVYPVKGYSITVPIKDADLAPVSTVMDETYKVAITRLGDRIRVGGTAEISGFDLRLHESRRRTLEHSVGDLFPGAGAMREATFWCGLRPMTPDGPPLIGRTELSNLYLNTGHGTLGWTMACGSAKVLADIMSNRVPEIDARALAQERYLK
- a CDS encoding phospholipase D-like domain-containing protein, which gives rise to MNRRIPIILALFGLAALAGCAEAGRDACDLLPGQETCTPPSPSASTPGPQVAASRFFGDAGTNDYERRFLALLAHNQLGAMDRANGTGPFGRNRRDVQNRDFQATYSTLQQLAEPVAKAHLLPAGGGSGEGHFAGRWRMSRQTLYIDPSARASAPRTFDFSGLQARSTEIIVRQAGKQPADIESTCDGALAIRTAGASRTITAGAAFRFRLSGEDDAVSLFPGDSLSRCTARIRSSLDPAGAPLTIRREETADPALASFDSRYQRCPVPDSAGLDALERAFYASRWLSQTCAMPIGAPRLLRKSREGFNAKVEALMGAPLSDAAIDKGDPELPLDFSRAPRLKLIYLSSLEFKADFSGRIIERLIRHHAALGTKVRIMVTDVLERDKDDAMLHRLAAEFPNVQLQEYRWRADHGAPIDEQISQLHKTHHIKMLATLAQDPARSRVIIGGRNIHDGFLFHQPIDLSRYPDLQQYGKTDGFSLNYYSNWSDFDIEFADRPTVETLAAHLSTIWLRDADTNLARPFSVPVRADGRPRGNARHFISVPYEDDHALEDYFVELVDAAQHHIQIVNPYLNLTPSLARAFDRALARGVKIDIVGRIDLKGDIGGKFLTALNKLFVEKYGDRIDIREFKAPDVVLHSKIMMIDERLVAISSVNLNNRSFFHDSENGVMVLDPAFYVRMKPIYDDYLAHSNPVSTEVTIPWAYRLLFDEAWVRQAF
- a CDS encoding LysR family transcriptional regulator encodes the protein MNWDDVRIFLAVARAGQILGAARRLELNHATVSRRIAALEDALRTKLFRRLTTGSELTPAGERFLDIAERMEGDMIAARSTIAGEDDVSGTVRIGAPDGFGVAFLARRLGELTALHRELTIQLVPVPRSFSLSRREADIAITVERPTEGRLVAGKLVDYSLGLFASRAYADSNGLPRTAAELGQHTLIGYVPDLIVSPSLDYAAEFSADWRTSFAISSALGQAEAVRSGAGIGILHTFVARSMPELVAVDVVAPIRRAYWLVYHESVRPLRRIQIVASFITKAVERERSLFQ
- a CDS encoding CoA-acylating methylmalonate-semialdehyde dehydrogenase, whose amino-acid sequence is MIEYGHFIGGKRVAGTSGRKQDVMQPMDGSVRGTVALASQAELRAAVENAKAAQPKWAATNPQRRVRVLMKFLELVARDYDELADILAREHGKTIADAKGDIQRGLEVVEVCIGAPHMMKGEFTDGAGPGIDVYSMRQPLGVVAGITPFNFPAMIPLWKIAPAIACGNAFILKPSERDPGVPIRIAELFLEAGLPAGILNVVNGDKEVVDAILDDPDIKAVGFVGSTPIAHYIYSRGTAAGKRVQCFGGAKNHMIIMPDADMDQTVDALIGAGYGSAGERCMAISVAVPVGNDTANRLMEKLVPRVESLKVGPSTDSAADFGPLVTAQALERVKGYVDTGVKEGAKLVVDGRGFKMQGYENGYYMGGCLFDNVTADMRIYKEEIFGPVLSVVRAPTYESAIKLANDHEMGNGVAIFTRDGDAARDFASRVQVGMVGVNVPIPVPIAYYTFGGWKASSFGDLNQHGSDAFRFYTKTKTVTSRWPSGIKDGAEFVIPTMN
- a CDS encoding SDR family oxidoreductase — its product is MTIVQKFAFDDREFAGKRVLVTGGTKGAGEAIVRRLSAAGAIVLTTARSATEASSQKLFVQADVSTLAGTETVAAAIMKQLGGIDIIVHSVGGSKSPGGGFAGLTDQLWQDELSLNLLAAVRLDRLLIPGMIEQGAGVIIHISSIQRRLPLHESTIAYAAAKAALSTYSKALSKELGPKGIRVNSVAPGWIHTSASEAMVKRLASHSGSDEATARQGIMDALGGIPIGRPAWPQEVAELVAFLVSDRGSAIHGTEYVIDGGTIPTV
- a CDS encoding nuclear transport factor 2 family protein codes for the protein MTANLPQPLANYFAAKNRHDIDAMLAPFASDATVKDEGETHRGPAAIRGWMEETTRKYRVTVEVADATVRGDAWRIAGIVSGNFPGSPATLHYVFTLAGDRIARLEIGA
- a CDS encoding winged helix-turn-helix transcriptional regulator produces the protein MTPLSAASGVENVLRILEGRWKLVILFHLFGGKVLRFSDLERAIPAISQKMLIQQLRQMESDGIVRRIVHHQVPPKVEYCLTDWGQALCPALDALLKWAALRDPAEA
- a CDS encoding GntR family transcriptional regulator, yielding MIYSRYIRRPPLISIEPGSTSEPAATKAYRVLEHMIVTLELAPASFVTEGALIERLALGRTPVREAIQRLAWEGLLDVRPRAGIAIAPLHPGDWLRVLDARRGVEVVLARSAARFVTREAADLFHEAALAMQKAVISGNVLAFVQADKALDEALALAADNPFAARLAAPLQTHSRRFWFRYKADTGLAESAEHHVALIRSILDGDEEAAAKDAKRLMALLRGHAETAATR